A stretch of the Desertibacillus haloalkaliphilus genome encodes the following:
- the spoIIIAA gene encoding stage III sporulation protein AA, with the protein MDAVIAVLPDSIKKLVQDLPASIKENIEEIRIRIHRPLEIIASGKPIYPQWKGTHYSVRVEDAVHLLNQLSQYSLYAFEEELKQGFITIRGGHRVGLAGKVIVEKGHVKAIRDISSYNIRVARQKKGVATPVVHHLINGDWLNTLIIGPPQTGKTTLLRDIARLVSCGVQDVPIAPQKVGIIDERSEIAASVKGVPQHDLGNRIDVLDACPKADGMMMMIRSMSPDVLVVDEIGRKEDSDAIIEAINAGVKVVTTVHGYGMEDVAERPTIRRLLQTNVFRRCIELTNTEKPGTILRIRNHAGEDVVRLS; encoded by the coding sequence ATGGATGCCGTTATAGCCGTTTTACCGGATTCGATAAAAAAACTGGTTCAGGATTTACCTGCCTCGATCAAAGAGAACATTGAAGAAATCCGTATTCGGATTCATCGGCCGTTAGAGATTATAGCATCAGGTAAGCCGATCTATCCGCAATGGAAGGGAACTCACTATAGTGTTCGAGTAGAAGATGCGGTTCATTTGTTAAACCAATTAAGTCAATATTCGCTGTATGCATTCGAGGAGGAGCTAAAACAGGGGTTTATTACGATTCGTGGTGGACACCGAGTAGGATTAGCTGGGAAGGTCATTGTTGAAAAAGGACATGTGAAAGCGATTCGTGATATCAGCTCCTACAATATTCGCGTGGCTAGGCAGAAGAAAGGAGTAGCCACCCCTGTAGTTCACCATTTGATCAATGGTGATTGGTTAAATACATTAATTATCGGGCCTCCACAAACAGGAAAGACAACCTTATTGCGTGATATTGCTCGACTAGTGAGTTGTGGTGTGCAAGACGTACCGATTGCGCCACAAAAAGTAGGCATAATTGATGAGCGATCTGAAATTGCAGCAAGTGTCAAAGGCGTTCCACAACATGATCTAGGGAACCGGATTGATGTATTAGATGCTTGTCCAAAAGCAGATGGCATGATGATGATGATTCGCTCGATGAGTCCTGATGTGTTAGTTGTCGATGAAATTGGGCGGAAAGAGGATAGCGATGCGATTATTGAAGCCATTAATGCTGGTGTAAAGGTGGTAACGACTGTTCATGGATACGGGATGGAGGATGTAGCAGAGCGTCCGACAATTCGAAGGTTATTACAAACAAATGTATTTCGTCGCTGTATAGAGCTCACGAATACAGAGAAACCAGGGACAATCTTGAGGATTCGCAATCATGCTGGAGAAGATGTGGTGAGACTCTCTTGA
- the spoIIIAB gene encoding stage III sporulation protein SpoIIIAB, giving the protein MKLLGAVIILIATTWVGFEFAKRLSERPRQLRQLKVALQSLEAEIMYGLTPLAEASENISKQLPKPVSYFFERFAYLLMTKEDSVQSAWEESLKETWQLTALCQSELEVMRQFGATLGQHDRDHQQKQIRLTLAHLEREEFEAKDVQNRYEKMIKSLGFLTGLLIIILMM; this is encoded by the coding sequence TTGAAGCTGTTAGGTGCTGTTATCATCCTTATTGCTACTACTTGGGTAGGGTTTGAATTTGCGAAGCGGTTGAGTGAACGTCCTCGACAATTGCGGCAATTAAAAGTCGCCTTACAATCACTCGAAGCCGAAATCATGTATGGTCTTACCCCACTCGCGGAGGCTAGTGAGAATATCTCAAAGCAATTGCCAAAACCGGTTTCTTATTTCTTTGAGCGGTTTGCCTATTTATTAATGACAAAAGAAGACAGTGTACAATCGGCGTGGGAAGAAAGTTTAAAAGAAACTTGGCAATTAACGGCGCTGTGCCAAAGTGAACTAGAGGTCATGCGCCAATTTGGTGCGACGTTAGGACAGCATGATCGGGATCACCAACAGAAGCAAATTCGATTAACTCTTGCTCACTTAGAACGGGAAGAATTTGAAGCGAAAGACGTACAGAATCGTTACGAAAAGATGATTAAAAGTCTAGGCTTTTTAACAGGCTTACTGATTATTATCTTAATGATGTAA
- the spoIIIAC gene encoding stage III sporulation protein AC: protein MAYDVNTIFQIAGIGIVVAMIHTVLKQMGKEDWAHWVTLIGFVVVLYMVASIVDDLFQKIKGVFLFQG from the coding sequence ATGGCATATGATGTAAACACAATTTTTCAAATTGCCGGAATCGGTATCGTGGTTGCCATGATTCACACGGTTTTAAAGCAAATGGGGAAAGAAGATTGGGCTCACTGGGTCACACTTATTGGTTTTGTTGTGGTGCTCTATATGGTCGCCTCAATTGTTGATGATTTGTTTCAAAAAATTAAAGGTGTCTTTCTCTTCCAAGGCTAA
- a CDS encoding YqhV family protein: MKAWLTGLETALIGMVIIRLISGFIELSAAALMFKFNSVEKAVAINALLAIVGPLVLITTMTIGLVGMSDKLSLSKLLMIGSGVLLILIGLRR; the protein is encoded by the coding sequence GTGAAGGCGTGGCTAACAGGACTTGAAACTGCTCTTATTGGGATGGTTATTATCAGGTTAATTTCGGGCTTTATTGAACTGTCCGCAGCAGCATTAATGTTTAAATTTAATAGCGTTGAAAAAGCGGTTGCTATTAATGCACTTTTGGCAATCGTCGGCCCTCTTGTTTTAATCACAACGATGACGATTGGATTAGTCGGTATGTCGGACAAACTCTCTTTGAGTAAGCTCCTTATGATTGGATCTGGGGTGTTATTAATTTTAATCGGGTTACGTCGTTAA
- the spoIIIAD gene encoding stage III sporulation protein AD → MTIEIIQIVGLGLITTFLALVVKEQKPLFAFMLTVFVGVLIFLFLIEQIYQVISMLEKIAVNANVNMVYLQTILKIIGIAYIAEFGAQIAKDAGQAAIASKIELAGKVLIMVMAIPILTAIIEMVISLLPS, encoded by the coding sequence TTGACCATTGAAATAATCCAAATTGTCGGTCTCGGGTTAATTACAACCTTCCTAGCACTTGTTGTGAAGGAGCAAAAGCCGTTATTTGCGTTTATGTTGACTGTTTTTGTTGGCGTACTTATCTTTCTTTTTTTAATTGAGCAAATTTATCAAGTCATATCAATGCTAGAAAAAATCGCTGTGAATGCAAATGTTAATATGGTGTACCTGCAAACGATACTTAAAATCATTGGGATTGCTTATATTGCTGAATTTGGTGCACAAATAGCGAAAGATGCTGGACAAGCGGCGATTGCATCAAAAATTGAGCTAGCAGGTAAAGTACTCATTATGGTGATGGCGATCCCGATTCTAACAGCGATTATTGAAATGGTGATTTCTTTACTGCCAAGTTAA